A single Hylaeus volcanicus isolate JK05 unplaced genomic scaffold, UHH_iyHylVolc1.0_haploid 12221, whole genome shotgun sequence DNA region contains:
- the LOC128883454 gene encoding uncharacterized protein LOC128883454 isoform X2, translating to MSTHVLNTSKSIQKCHTSVSKDLKRDAKKHKKKSLFATIDEQQVCRILTSLVQCYRTIVPEILELFQNLDHGAHVALTGIPDAQIRKKLRHLFYALHLTVDSTPKCQDAARHQSFKAPRDYRHHLRSFIKALLKQVAEKLEISWSSLKKPVMATNVNTPSSFPLENDKILSLMELHQKGVYKSSTLPNLNQPMDLWGKPQAEQKIMTNAQVTEGQPWRRFDRDYCFSNSAKISKEEFHRCFKQPQNSLSSRFRS from the exons ATGTCTACTCATGTTTTAAACACGTCAAAAAGCATCCAAAAGTGTCACACAAGTGTTTCTAAAGATTTAAAGCGTGATGccaaaaaacataaaaaaaaatctttatttgCTACCATTGATGAACAACAAGTTTGTCGTATTTTGACCTCGTTAGTTCAATGTTATAGGACGATCGTTCCTGAG attcttgaactttttcaaaatttagatCATGGAGCTCATGTTGCGTTAACCGGTATACCGGACGCTCAG atacgaaaaaaattgcgtcatttattttatgctCTTCATTTAACCGTTGACTCAACTCCCAAGTGTCAAGACGCGGCACGACATCAATCTTTTAAAGCTCCTCGGGATTACCGTCATCACTTAAGATCTTTTATTAAGGCGTTATTAAAACAAGTGGCTGAAAAGCTTGAGATTTCTTGgtcttcattaaaaaaaccAGTCATGGCGACAAATGTCAATACACCGTCATCTTTCCCTTTGGAGAATGACAAAATTCTCTCGTTAATGGAACTTCATCAAAAAG GTGTGTATAAATCCTCAACCCTACCAAATCTGAACCAACCCATGGATTTGTGGGGAAAACCTCAAGCGGAGCAAAAAATAATGACAAATGCTCAGGTAACTGAAGGCCAGCCTTGGCGACGGTTTGATAGGGATTATTGTTTTTCCAATTCCGCGAAGATATCCAAGGAAGAATTCCATCGTTGTTTT aaacaaCCACAAAATTCCTTGTCATCACGGTTTCGATCCTAA
- the LOC128883452 gene encoding uncharacterized protein LOC128883452 isoform X1 gives MDLLLKGLTHGRRNIFQKVFRKFNAPSVRSVPLKRKDQAVFSSSKRSKKGKMLPKLVLVTVCSMTAYISYPFYTCSSTLKKLDRKKQKTTLTQLVSPQESQNTAPFCTTDGPNASFTQTFSLSNAESTPCHSDIHDQINAENKDFNGTPTVSTYAINQTRTPCHNTPLDMRKNEPHKSTDFVENVPHDSFDTQSLKRTTQNSSLSDLPISSAALIPSLSQSPLHSDSLEQFSKSKDTSDMQSQASSLQKETLEEALFPVTVEMESTLRSVVTFLKKRLHDKKENLTNTMNALHQSVCLLKISTQELQDQEAYLNRKIQHLTKLDSIQKQWFHQQISVQQVIHHLFKDFAKDSFIFQLLKSLPYIYEHNASKTATFIPLKSLQEKIITLHHDALLSLFLSSNMGLTAHMCALFKFFVFQYTGCLLPTRCFAQYSNPKEHARHYQNIHFLNQAVHHASCGNIHESYCNLRQIQGQFPILFKGRLEEIEISLTLFHLLESVSLYLQSQ, from the exons ATGGACCTTCTTTTGAAAGGGTTGACGCACggacgaagaaatatttttcaaaaagttttcAGGAAATTCAATGCGCCATCCGTACGCTCAGTacctttaaaaagaaaagatcaaGCAGTCTTTTCAAGCAGTAAGAGATCCAAGAAGGGTAAAATGCTACCAAAGCTTGTGTTAGTGACCGTGTGTTCTATGACCGCTTATATTAGTTACCCGTTTTATACTTGTAGTAGcactttaaaaaaacttgATAG aaaaaaacaaaaaacaacacTCACTCAACTTGTTTCTCCTCAAGAGTCACAAAACACAGCACCCTTTTGTACGACGGACGGACCCAACGCGTCTTTCACacaaactttttccttaaGTAACGCCGAGTCGACCCCTTGCCACTCTGATATTCATGATCAAATCAATGCGGAAAATAAAGATTTCAATGGAACGCCTACTGTTTCAACGTACGCTATTAATCAAACCAGGACGCCGTGCCACAATACTCCACTGGACATGAGGAAAAATGAGCCCCACAAAAGCACTGACTTTGTGGAAAACGTCCCTCATGATTCTTTTGACACCCAATCATTAAAAAGAACCACCCAAAACTCGAGTCTTTCGGACCTACCGATTTCCAGTGCAGCCTTGATTCCGAGCTTATCTCAGTCTCCATTGCATTCTGATTCACTTgaacaattttcgaaatccAAAGACACAAGCGACATGCAGTCTCAAGCGAGTTCTCTACAAAAG GAAACATTAGAGGAAGCCTTGTTTCCAGTCACCGTTGAAATGGAGTCGACGCTTCGTTCTGTTGTAacgtttttgaaaaaaagactCCATGACAAAAAGGAAAATCTCACCAACACTATGAACGCCCTGCACCAAAGTGTGTGCCTTCTCAA AATATCCACACAAGAATTACAAGATCAAGAGGCTTATTTGAACAGAAAAATTCAGCATCTCACCAAATTGGATTCTATACAAAAACAATGGTTTCATCAACAAATCTCCGTTCAACAAGTCATCCATCATCTTTTCAAG GACTTTGCTAaggattcttttatttttcaacttttaaaaagtttacCTTATATTTATGAGCATAACGCAAGTAAAACAGCCACGTTCATTCCTTTGAAATCTCTTCAA GAAAAAATTATAACCCTCCACCATGATGCCTTACTCTCGCTCTTTTTATCTTCCAACATGGGATTAACAGCTCACATGTGCGCCttgttcaaattttttgtCTTTCAATATACTGGATGTCTACTTCCCACGCGGTGCTTTGCGCAGTACAGT AATCCAAAAGAACATGCACGCCACTAtcaaaacattcattttttgaatcaAGCAGTCCACCATGCCTCCTGTGGTAACATTCATGAAAGCTATTGTAATTTACGACAAATACAAGGGCAGTTCCCTATTTTATTCAAG GGCAGGTTGGAGGAAATCGAGATTTCATTAACACTTTTTCATCTACTTGAAAGTGTCTCTCTTTATTTACAATCTCAATAA
- the LOC128883453 gene encoding uncharacterized protein LOC128883453 — MTVVNSSINLFNNDSQLHTHLNRKKLLPRKASSIHRTHCVSSSKNFFLKDESKASTRRIRVTRKKSCENATFSASCSNKSPFAKTPFEKTITTLTVLNYIMLFIQRLIALGAAAITLNLGIKYYLLDLKCWALSCAAFCFRFTFYYILNSCFCLARTEPTRQGFVAKVYEILYFIGEICSLLYEHSKSFRLFSLPSRFFHLFYTIFYQFFNVCLARVQFWSTYDNRKQFKAISLSNVFPSIPPESVLYRLFTFLLLCLSILYQLVFRRFFDKIYADGKKISLARLFSIHPSLYKFNTNYIRFLKCSWTFNGILYNSSKRPSTSSCFVCTHSKHEDILDQYLMDPYEPNDFLYINPPQRKTTDEIFGWDSNESDKSFS; from the exons ATGACAGTAGTGAATTCTtcaattaatctttttaacaATGATTCACAATTGC ATACCcatttaaataggaaaaaattgttacctCGTAAAGCAT cttCAATACACCGGACACATTGCGTTTCTtcatcaaaaaatttttttttaaaagatgagAGCAAGGCATCAACACGAAGAATTCGAGTCACGCGTAAAAAATCGTGTGAGAATGCCACCTTTTCAGCTTCTTGTTCCAACAAATCCCCCTTTGCTAAGACTCCGTTTGAAAAAACTATCACAACGTTGACtgtgttaaattatattatgttattcATTCAACGTTTAATAGCGCTTGGTGCAGCTGCTATTACATTGAATCTGGGAATaaag taTTATTTACTGGATTTGAAGTGTTGGGCTTTATCTTGTGCAgcgttttgttttcgttttacattttattatatactcaACTCATGCTTTTGTTTAGCTCGCACGGAGCCAACTCGTCAAGGTTTTGTAGCCAAAGTTTAcgaaattctttattttatcggTGAAATCTGTTCCTTACTTTATGAACACTCCAAATCGTTCCGATTGTTTTCTTTACCTAGTCGATTTTTTCACTTGTTTTATaccattttttatcaatttttcaatgtctGCTTAGCTCGCGTTCAATTTTGGTCAACGTATGACAATAGAAAACAATTCAAAGCAATATCCCTATCTAACGTTTTTCCTTCTATTCCGCCTGAAAGTGTTTTGTATCGCCTTTTCACTTTTCTATTGCTTTgtctttcaattctttatcaGCTTGTTTTTAGAagattttttgataaaatttatgcTGATGgcaaaaaaatatcacttgCTCGCCTTTTTTCTATCCACCcatctttatacaaattcaacACAAATTACATACGCTTTCTTAAATGCTCTTGGACATTTAATGGGATCCTTTATAATTCATCGAAACGCCCCTCAACCTCTTCATGTTTCGTATGCACTCATTCAAAACATGAAGACATTCTCGACCAGTACCTCATGGATCCTTATGAACCAAATGACTTTCTTTATATCAACCCACCTCAGAGGAAAACCACAGACGAAATCTTCGGCTGGGATTCTAATGAATCGgataaatcattttcttaa
- the LOC128883454 gene encoding uncharacterized protein LOC128883454 isoform X1 → MSTHVLNTSKSIQKCHTSVSKDLKRDAKKHKKKSLFATIDEQQVCRILTSLVQCYRTIVPEILELFQNLDHGAHVALTGIPDAQIRKKLRHLFYALHLTVDSTPKCQDAARHQSFKAPRDYRHHLRSFIKALLKQVAEKLEISWSSLKKPVMATNVNTPSSFPLENDKILSLMELHQKGVYKSSTLPNLNQPMDLWGKPQAEQKIMTNAQVTEGQPWRRFDRDYCFSNSAKISKEEFHRCFVSHSTGTSENEFFV, encoded by the exons ATGTCTACTCATGTTTTAAACACGTCAAAAAGCATCCAAAAGTGTCACACAAGTGTTTCTAAAGATTTAAAGCGTGATGccaaaaaacataaaaaaaaatctttatttgCTACCATTGATGAACAACAAGTTTGTCGTATTTTGACCTCGTTAGTTCAATGTTATAGGACGATCGTTCCTGAG attcttgaactttttcaaaatttagatCATGGAGCTCATGTTGCGTTAACCGGTATACCGGACGCTCAG atacgaaaaaaattgcgtcatttattttatgctCTTCATTTAACCGTTGACTCAACTCCCAAGTGTCAAGACGCGGCACGACATCAATCTTTTAAAGCTCCTCGGGATTACCGTCATCACTTAAGATCTTTTATTAAGGCGTTATTAAAACAAGTGGCTGAAAAGCTTGAGATTTCTTGgtcttcattaaaaaaaccAGTCATGGCGACAAATGTCAATACACCGTCATCTTTCCCTTTGGAGAATGACAAAATTCTCTCGTTAATGGAACTTCATCAAAAAG GTGTGTATAAATCCTCAACCCTACCAAATCTGAACCAACCCATGGATTTGTGGGGAAAACCTCAAGCGGAGCAAAAAATAATGACAAATGCTCAGGTAACTGAAGGCCAGCCTTGGCGACGGTTTGATAGGGATTATTGTTTTTCCAATTCCGCGAAGATATCCAAGGAAGAATTCCATCGTTGTTTTGTAAGCCATTCAACAGGAACatcagaaaatgaattttttgtttag
- the LOC128883452 gene encoding uncharacterized protein LOC128883452 isoform X2 — protein sequence MDLLLKGLTHGRRNIFQKVFRKFNAPSVRSVPLKRKDQAVFSSSKRSKKGKMLPKLVLVTVCSMTAYISYPFYTCSSTLKKLDRKKQKTTLTQLVSPQESQNTAPFCTTDGPNASFTQTFSLSNAESTPCHSDIHDQINAENKDFNGTPTVSTYAINQTRTPCHNTPLDMRKNEPHKSTDFVENVPHDSFDTQSLKRTTQNSSLSDLPISSAALIPSLSQSPLHSDSLEQFSKSKDTSDMQSQASSLQKETLEEALFPVTVEMESTLRSVVTFLKKRLHDKKENLTNTMNALHQSVCLLKISTQELQDQEAYLNRKIQHLTKLDSIQKQWFHQQISVQQVIHHLFKDFAKDSFIFQLLKSLPYIYEHNASKTATFIPLKSLQEKIITLHHDALLSLFLSSNMGLTAHMCALFKFFVFQYTGCLLPTRCFAQYSNPKEHARHYQNIHFLNQAVHHASCGNIHESYCNLRQIQGQFPILFKVGGNRDFINTFSST from the exons ATGGACCTTCTTTTGAAAGGGTTGACGCACggacgaagaaatatttttcaaaaagttttcAGGAAATTCAATGCGCCATCCGTACGCTCAGTacctttaaaaagaaaagatcaaGCAGTCTTTTCAAGCAGTAAGAGATCCAAGAAGGGTAAAATGCTACCAAAGCTTGTGTTAGTGACCGTGTGTTCTATGACCGCTTATATTAGTTACCCGTTTTATACTTGTAGTAGcactttaaaaaaacttgATAG aaaaaaacaaaaaacaacacTCACTCAACTTGTTTCTCCTCAAGAGTCACAAAACACAGCACCCTTTTGTACGACGGACGGACCCAACGCGTCTTTCACacaaactttttccttaaGTAACGCCGAGTCGACCCCTTGCCACTCTGATATTCATGATCAAATCAATGCGGAAAATAAAGATTTCAATGGAACGCCTACTGTTTCAACGTACGCTATTAATCAAACCAGGACGCCGTGCCACAATACTCCACTGGACATGAGGAAAAATGAGCCCCACAAAAGCACTGACTTTGTGGAAAACGTCCCTCATGATTCTTTTGACACCCAATCATTAAAAAGAACCACCCAAAACTCGAGTCTTTCGGACCTACCGATTTCCAGTGCAGCCTTGATTCCGAGCTTATCTCAGTCTCCATTGCATTCTGATTCACTTgaacaattttcgaaatccAAAGACACAAGCGACATGCAGTCTCAAGCGAGTTCTCTACAAAAG GAAACATTAGAGGAAGCCTTGTTTCCAGTCACCGTTGAAATGGAGTCGACGCTTCGTTCTGTTGTAacgtttttgaaaaaaagactCCATGACAAAAAGGAAAATCTCACCAACACTATGAACGCCCTGCACCAAAGTGTGTGCCTTCTCAA AATATCCACACAAGAATTACAAGATCAAGAGGCTTATTTGAACAGAAAAATTCAGCATCTCACCAAATTGGATTCTATACAAAAACAATGGTTTCATCAACAAATCTCCGTTCAACAAGTCATCCATCATCTTTTCAAG GACTTTGCTAaggattcttttatttttcaacttttaaaaagtttacCTTATATTTATGAGCATAACGCAAGTAAAACAGCCACGTTCATTCCTTTGAAATCTCTTCAA GAAAAAATTATAACCCTCCACCATGATGCCTTACTCTCGCTCTTTTTATCTTCCAACATGGGATTAACAGCTCACATGTGCGCCttgttcaaattttttgtCTTTCAATATACTGGATGTCTACTTCCCACGCGGTGCTTTGCGCAGTACAGT AATCCAAAAGAACATGCACGCCACTAtcaaaacattcattttttgaatcaAGCAGTCCACCATGCCTCCTGTGGTAACATTCATGAAAGCTATTGTAATTTACGACAAATACAAGGGCAGTTCCCTATTTTATTCAAG GTTGGAGGAAATCGAGATTTCATTAACACTTTTTCATCTACTTGA